A genome region from Dickeya chrysanthemi NCPPB 402 includes the following:
- the hflX gene encoding ribosome rescue GTPase HflX: MFDRYEAGEQAILVHIYFSQEKDTEDLLEFESLVSSAGIDALQVVTGSRKAPHSKYFVGEGKAEEIAQAVKETGAFVVLFNHALTPAQERNLERLCECRVIDRTGLILDIFAQRARTHEGKLQVELAQLRHLATRLVRGWTHLERQKGGIGLRGPGETQLETDRRLLRNRISQILSRLERVEKQREQGRRARTRAEVPTVSLVGYTNAGKSTLFNRMTSADVYAADQLFATLDPTLRRIDVDDVGDTVLADTVGFIRDLPHDLVAAFKATLQETREATLLLHVVDASDARVDENIDAVNEVLAEIEADDIPFLLVMNKIDQLENIAPRIDRDEENRPVRVWLSAQTGEGIPLLLQALTERLSGEIAHYSLHLPPHAGRLRSRFYQLQAIEKEWIEEDGSVGLVVRMPIIDWRRLCKQEQKLQDYIVSSTQTVS, from the coding sequence TTGTTTGACCGTTATGAAGCCGGTGAACAGGCCATACTAGTTCATATTTATTTTTCGCAAGAGAAAGATACTGAAGACCTGCTGGAGTTCGAGTCGCTGGTGTCTTCAGCCGGAATAGACGCGTTGCAGGTGGTTACCGGCAGCCGTAAAGCGCCGCACTCCAAATATTTTGTCGGCGAGGGCAAGGCGGAAGAGATCGCCCAGGCGGTGAAAGAGACCGGTGCCTTTGTCGTATTGTTCAATCATGCGTTGACGCCGGCGCAAGAGCGTAATCTTGAGCGGTTGTGTGAATGCCGGGTGATCGACCGCACCGGGTTGATTCTGGATATCTTTGCCCAGCGCGCCCGTACCCATGAGGGGAAACTGCAGGTTGAACTGGCGCAATTGCGTCATCTGGCGACCCGTCTGGTGCGCGGCTGGACCCACCTTGAGCGCCAAAAAGGCGGTATCGGTCTGCGTGGGCCGGGCGAAACCCAGTTGGAAACCGACCGGCGTTTGCTGCGCAACCGTATTAGTCAGATTTTGTCGCGTCTTGAGCGGGTGGAAAAACAACGTGAACAAGGCCGTCGCGCCCGCACGCGTGCCGAAGTCCCCACTGTTTCGCTGGTAGGGTACACTAACGCCGGTAAATCGACGTTGTTCAATCGTATGACATCCGCGGATGTCTATGCCGCAGACCAGCTTTTTGCCACGCTGGATCCGACGTTACGCCGCATTGATGTTGATGATGTCGGCGATACTGTACTGGCCGATACGGTTGGATTTATCCGCGACTTGCCGCATGACCTGGTGGCGGCGTTCAAGGCGACGCTACAGGAAACCCGCGAAGCCACGTTATTACTGCATGTTGTCGATGCCTCCGATGCGCGCGTCGATGAAAATATCGATGCCGTGAACGAGGTGTTGGCTGAAATCGAAGCGGACGACATTCCATTTTTGTTGGTCATGAATAAGATTGACCAACTGGAAAATATTGCGCCGCGTATCGACCGTGATGAAGAAAACCGCCCTGTCAGGGTCTGGCTTTCTGCTCAAACCGGGGAAGGAATCCCATTATTACTTCAGGCGTTGACCGAACGATTGTCCGGAGAGATTGCGCATTATTCTCTGCATCTTCCTCCGCATGCCGGGCGTCTGAGAAGTCGTTTTTATCAGCTTCAGGCAATAGAAAAAGAGTGGATTGAAGAAGACGGCAGCGTAGGGTTGGTGGTCAGAATGCCCATTATCGACTGGCGGCGCCTGTGCAAACAGGAGCAAAAATTGCAGGATTATATTGTCTCATCAACACAGACAGTCTCATAA
- the hflK gene encoding FtsH protease activity modulator HflK, with amino-acid sequence MAWNQPGNNGQDRDPWGSSNNNSGNSGGNNKGGRDQGPPDLDDIFRKLSKKLGELGGKPSGAGTGSQGNGNGSRILGLVVAAALVVWGVSGFYTIKEAERGVVTRFGKFSHLVGPGLNWKPTFVDSVRAVNVESVRELATSGVMLTSDENVVRVEMNVQYRVTQPDKYLFSVTNADDSLRQATDSALRGVIGKYTMDKILTEGRTIVRTDTQRVLEETVRPYDMGITLLDVNFQTARPPEEVKAAFDDAIAARENEQQYIREAEAYANEVQPRANGQAQRILEESRAYKDRTVLEAQGEVSRFSRLLPEYKAAPEITRERLYIETMERVLSHTNKVLVSDKSNNLMVLPLDQLMRGQGGVSTNAPTGGNAMNPAPLRLPSTSSGNSGVGYAPRSSVNNGNIMDQRRANAQRDEIIRVGRE; translated from the coding sequence ATGGCGTGGAATCAGCCCGGTAACAACGGACAGGACCGCGACCCGTGGGGGAGCAGCAATAACAATAGCGGCAACTCTGGCGGAAATAATAAAGGTGGACGTGATCAGGGGCCGCCTGACCTCGACGATATATTCCGTAAGCTGAGTAAGAAACTCGGCGAACTGGGTGGCAAACCGTCTGGCGCCGGTACAGGCTCGCAGGGTAACGGCAATGGTAGCCGTATTCTGGGGTTGGTCGTGGCCGCAGCTCTGGTGGTGTGGGGAGTCAGTGGCTTCTATACCATCAAAGAAGCCGAGCGTGGTGTCGTTACCCGTTTTGGTAAATTCAGCCACTTGGTGGGGCCTGGCCTGAACTGGAAACCGACCTTTGTCGATTCGGTGCGCGCCGTCAACGTTGAGTCCGTCCGTGAGCTGGCGACATCTGGCGTGATGCTGACATCCGACGAAAATGTGGTACGCGTGGAAATGAACGTCCAGTACCGTGTGACTCAGCCGGATAAATACCTGTTTAGCGTTACGAATGCCGACGACAGCCTGCGTCAGGCCACCGATAGCGCGCTGCGCGGGGTGATCGGTAAGTACACCATGGATAAAATCCTGACCGAAGGACGTACCATCGTGCGTACCGATACCCAACGCGTGTTGGAAGAAACCGTGCGTCCGTATGATATGGGGATTACCCTGCTGGACGTAAACTTCCAGACCGCGCGTCCGCCGGAGGAAGTCAAAGCGGCGTTCGATGATGCCATTGCCGCGCGTGAAAACGAACAGCAATATATCCGTGAGGCAGAAGCTTACGCGAACGAAGTTCAACCGCGCGCTAATGGTCAGGCGCAGCGAATTCTGGAAGAGTCTCGCGCTTATAAAGATCGTACAGTGCTGGAAGCGCAGGGTGAAGTGTCCCGTTTCTCGCGCCTGTTGCCGGAATATAAGGCCGCGCCGGAAATTACCCGCGAGCGTCTCTATATCGAGACGATGGAGCGCGTACTGAGTCACACCAACAAGGTGCTGGTAAGCGACAAGAGCAACAACCTGATGGTGCTGCCGCTTGATCAACTGATGCGTGGTCAGGGCGGCGTATCAACTAACGCGCCGACAGGCGGTAATGCGATGAATCCGGCGCCGTTACGTTTGCCGTCAACTTCATCAGGCAATAGCGGTGTTGGCTACGCGCCGCGTTCTTCCGTTAACAACGGTAATATTATGGATCAGCGCCGTGCCAACGCGCAGCGTGACGAGATCATTCGCGTAGGGAGAGAATAA
- the hflC gene encoding protease modulator HflC — MRKSVLFILALLLLVVYASLFVVQEGQRGIVMRFGKVLRDNENKPLVYLPGLHVKIPFLESVKMLDARIQTMENQADRFITKEQKDLIVDSYIKWRISDFSRYYLATGGGDVSQAEVLLKRKFSDRLRSEIGRLDVKGIVTDSRGQLMSDVREALNAGTGETTEADNAIASAAARVERETSGDMPRVNPNSMAALGIEVIDVRIKQINLPTEVSDAIFQRMRAEREAVARRHRSQGQEQAEKIKAAADYEVTRTLAEAERQGRIMRGEGDGEAAKLFAVAFSQDPAFYGFIRSLRAYENSFNSTNQDVLVLSPDSDFFRYMKSPEKSLSTR; from the coding sequence ATGCGTAAGTCAGTCCTCTTTATTCTTGCCCTGTTACTGCTGGTGGTCTATGCCTCGCTGTTTGTGGTACAGGAAGGTCAGCGCGGCATCGTCATGCGCTTTGGTAAGGTCTTGCGTGATAACGAAAACAAACCGCTGGTGTATCTGCCCGGTTTGCATGTGAAGATCCCTTTTCTGGAATCGGTAAAAATGCTGGATGCCCGCATCCAGACGATGGAAAACCAGGCTGACCGCTTTATTACCAAAGAGCAGAAAGACCTGATCGTCGATTCCTATATCAAATGGCGTATCAGCGATTTCAGCCGTTACTATTTGGCTACCGGCGGCGGCGATGTCTCTCAGGCGGAAGTGTTGCTAAAACGCAAGTTCAGCGACCGCTTGCGTTCCGAGATCGGTCGTCTGGATGTGAAGGGTATCGTGACCGACTCCCGTGGTCAGTTGATGTCCGATGTTCGTGAAGCACTGAATGCCGGTACCGGTGAAACCACCGAAGCGGATAACGCCATCGCTTCTGCGGCAGCGCGGGTAGAGCGTGAAACCAGTGGCGATATGCCGCGGGTTAACCCTAACAGCATGGCGGCGCTCGGGATCGAAGTGATCGATGTACGTATCAAACAGATCAACCTGCCGACGGAAGTATCGGATGCGATCTTCCAGCGTATGCGTGCCGAACGTGAAGCGGTTGCGCGTCGTCATCGTTCTCAGGGGCAAGAGCAGGCAGAGAAGATCAAGGCTGCGGCCGACTATGAAGTGACCCGTACGCTGGCAGAAGCCGAGCGGCAGGGGCGTATCATGCGTGGCGAAGGCGATGGCGAAGCAGCCAAACTGTTTGCGGTTGCATTCAGTCAGGATCCGGCTTTCTATGGCTTTATTCGTAGCTTACGAGCTTATGAGAATAGCTTTAACAGCACCAATCAGGATGTGCTGGTGCTGAGCCCCGACAGTGATTTCTTCCGCTATATGAAATCGCCCGAAAAGAGCCTCTCTACACGTTAA
- the fbp gene encoding class 1 fructose-bisphosphatase, whose translation MKTLGEFIVEKQHDFSHATGELTALLSAIKLGAKIIHRDINKAGLVDILGTSGVSNVQGEVQMKLDLYANEKLKAALKARGEVAGIASEEEDEIVIFDGERAENAKYVVLMDPLDGSSNIDVNVSVGTIFSIYRRITPLGMPVREEDFLQPGHKQVAAGYIVYGSSTMLVYTTGHGVHAFTYDPSLGVFCLSHERVRFPEKGNMYSINEGNYIKFPLGVKKYIKYCQEQDEATQRPYTTRYIGSLVADFHRNLLKGGIYLYPSTASYPEGKLRLLYECNPMAFLAEQAGGKASDGKNRILDIVPQKLHQRAPFFVGNTSMVEDLEGFLRDYPDA comes from the coding sequence ATGAAAACGTTAGGCGAATTTATCGTCGAAAAACAGCACGATTTCTCTCACGCCACTGGTGAACTGACCGCACTGCTGTCGGCCATCAAGCTGGGCGCGAAGATTATCCACCGTGACATCAACAAGGCTGGTCTGGTGGATATTCTGGGCACCAGCGGCGTTTCCAACGTTCAGGGCGAAGTGCAGATGAAACTCGATCTGTATGCCAATGAAAAGCTGAAAGCGGCGCTGAAAGCGCGAGGCGAGGTAGCAGGGATTGCTTCCGAAGAAGAAGACGAGATCGTTATCTTCGATGGTGAGCGCGCCGAAAATGCTAAATACGTGGTATTGATGGACCCGCTGGACGGTTCCTCCAATATCGACGTTAACGTCTCTGTAGGAACCATTTTCTCTATTTACCGCCGTATTACTCCGCTGGGGATGCCGGTACGCGAAGAGGATTTCCTCCAGCCTGGCCACAAGCAGGTGGCTGCGGGTTACATTGTGTATGGATCGTCCACCATGCTGGTATATACTACCGGTCATGGCGTGCATGCCTTCACGTATGATCCGTCGCTGGGGGTGTTCTGCCTGTCCCACGAGCGTGTGCGCTTCCCGGAAAAAGGCAATATGTACTCCATCAACGAAGGGAATTACATTAAATTCCCGCTGGGCGTGAAGAAGTACATCAAATATTGTCAGGAACAGGATGAAGCGACGCAGCGTCCGTATACCACCCGCTATATCGGCTCTCTGGTGGCGGATTTTCACCGTAACCTGTTGAAAGGTGGGATTTACCTCTATCCGAGCACAGCCAGCTACCCGGAAGGGAAACTGCGTTTGCTGTACGAATGTAACCCGATGGCGTTTCTGGCTGAACAAGCGGGCGGTAAAGCCAGCGACGGCAAAAACCGTATTCTGGACATCGTGCCGCAGAAATTGCATCAGCGTGCGCCGTTCTTTGTCGGCAACACGTCAATGGTCGAAGATCTGGAAGGGTTCCTGCGCGACTATCCAGACGCGTAA
- the mutL gene encoding DNA mismatch repair endonuclease MutL: MPIQVLPPQLANQIAAGEVVERPASVVKELVENSLDAGATRIDIDIERGGAKLIRIRDNGCGIGKADLALALARHATSKIATLDDLEAIVSLGFRGEALASISSVSRLTLTSRTEAQAEAWQAYAEGREMAVTVKPAAHPVGTTLEVLDLFYNTPARRKFLRTEKTEFMHIDEVVRRIALARFDVAITLHHNGKLIRQYRAVSEPAQRERRLGSICGAAFLQHALAVSWQHGDLNIHGWVADPVGSRQLPEMQYCYVNQRMMRDRLINHAIRQAYQDQLRDEQQPAYVLYLEVDPHQVDVNVHPAKHEVRFHQARLVHDFIYQAVMTVLQQAASPRLSGVGDAQAAAATWQQENRIAAGENHFARPAVQRQDMPEAAPPAKTAGAAGRQAREPPPPRTQTTGYQKKQGELYQQLLHTESSRPHSVARDTSPAKDSPAKDSPAVRRETPEKTAVAAESLPLESHALGLGRVLAVYPPAYALVEYRQGLALLSLTVAERYLRQAQLTPSASGEGLRPQPLLIPQRLMLDASEMVVMQQQLPLLTLMGIEVELSPPRATLRAVPLPLRQQNLQNLISDLLGYLADSHDVKPDAVAAWIAGQLGSERENWTLAQAVQLLSDVERLCPLLVKTPPSELLYVMDIESAVRALKHE, translated from the coding sequence GCTGCCGGCGAGGTGGTAGAGCGGCCCGCTTCCGTCGTCAAAGAGCTGGTGGAAAATAGTCTGGATGCCGGTGCGACGCGAATCGATATCGACATCGAACGTGGCGGCGCGAAGCTGATTCGTATTCGGGACAACGGTTGTGGTATTGGGAAGGCCGATCTGGCGCTGGCGCTGGCACGACATGCCACCAGTAAGATCGCGACGCTTGATGATCTGGAAGCGATTGTCAGTCTGGGGTTTCGCGGAGAAGCCTTGGCCAGTATCAGTTCGGTCTCGCGTCTGACGCTCACTTCCCGTACAGAAGCGCAGGCAGAAGCGTGGCAGGCCTATGCGGAAGGGCGCGAGATGGCGGTGACCGTTAAACCGGCGGCACATCCGGTTGGGACGACGTTGGAAGTGCTCGATCTGTTTTACAACACGCCGGCCAGACGCAAATTTCTGCGCACTGAAAAAACAGAGTTCATGCATATCGATGAGGTGGTGCGGCGTATTGCGCTGGCGCGCTTCGATGTGGCGATCACCTTGCATCACAACGGTAAGCTGATTCGGCAATATCGTGCGGTGTCGGAACCTGCTCAGCGTGAGCGGCGGCTCGGCAGCATCTGCGGCGCGGCGTTTTTGCAGCATGCGCTGGCGGTTTCCTGGCAGCATGGCGATCTGAATATTCATGGCTGGGTGGCCGACCCGGTCGGATCGCGCCAGTTACCTGAAATGCAGTACTGCTATGTCAACCAACGCATGATGCGTGATCGTTTGATTAATCATGCGATTCGTCAGGCGTATCAGGATCAGTTACGTGATGAGCAACAGCCGGCTTATGTGTTGTATCTGGAGGTCGACCCTCACCAGGTGGATGTCAACGTGCATCCTGCCAAGCATGAGGTGCGCTTCCATCAAGCCCGGCTGGTGCATGACTTTATCTATCAGGCGGTAATGACGGTGCTGCAGCAGGCGGCGTCGCCGCGCCTGAGTGGCGTCGGCGATGCTCAAGCGGCGGCGGCGACATGGCAGCAGGAAAACCGCATCGCCGCAGGTGAAAACCATTTTGCCCGACCGGCTGTCCAGAGGCAGGACATGCCTGAAGCGGCGCCTCCGGCGAAGACGGCGGGGGCAGCCGGGCGACAGGCGCGTGAGCCGCCGCCGCCGAGAACGCAAACGACCGGCTACCAAAAGAAACAGGGCGAACTGTACCAACAGTTGCTGCATACTGAATCTTCACGACCACACAGCGTCGCCCGCGATACTTCGCCCGCAAAAGATTCACCCGCAAAAGATTCGCCGGCGGTACGGCGCGAGACGCCGGAAAAAACGGCGGTCGCCGCCGAATCTCTCCCGTTGGAGAGCCATGCATTGGGGCTGGGGCGGGTGCTGGCGGTGTATCCGCCGGCTTATGCGTTGGTGGAGTATCGTCAGGGGCTGGCGTTATTGTCGTTGACCGTGGCGGAGCGTTACCTTCGTCAGGCGCAATTGACGCCATCGGCGAGTGGTGAAGGATTGCGGCCCCAACCGCTGTTGATCCCGCAACGGCTGATGCTTGACGCATCCGAAATGGTGGTTATGCAGCAACAATTGCCGTTGTTGACGCTTATGGGCATCGAGGTGGAGCTATCGCCGCCGCGCGCTACGTTGCGGGCGGTACCTTTACCATTGAGACAACAAAATTTACAAAACTTGATTTCTGACCTGCTAGGCTATCTCGCTGATTCCCATGACGTGAAGCCTGATGCAGTGGCGGCGTGGATAGCCGGGCAACTCGGTAGCGAACGTGAAAACTGGACGCTGGCTCAGGCGGTACAGTTGCTATCCGATGTGGAACGTTTATGTCCGTTGTTGGTGAAAACGCCGCCGTCAGAATTGTTATATGTGATGGATATTGAATCTGCCGTCAGGGCGTTAAAGCATGAATGA
- the hfq gene encoding RNA chaperone Hfq: protein MAKGQSLQDPFLNALRRERVPVSIYLVNGIKLQGQIESFDQFVILLKNTVSQMVYKHAISTVVPSRPVSHHSNNPGSNNYHANNQAAQQPQQESDDAE, encoded by the coding sequence ATGGCTAAGGGGCAATCTTTGCAAGATCCGTTCTTGAACGCTTTGCGTCGTGAACGTGTTCCGGTTTCGATTTATTTGGTTAACGGCATCAAACTGCAAGGCCAGATTGAGTCTTTCGATCAGTTTGTGATTCTGCTGAAAAACACGGTTAGTCAGATGGTGTACAAACACGCCATTTCAACGGTAGTTCCTTCTCGCCCGGTGTCGCATCATAGTAATAATCCTGGCTCAAATAACTACCATGCCAACAATCAGGCTGCGCAGCAGCCGCAGCAGGAAAGTGATGACGCTGAATAA
- a CDS encoding DUF2065 domain-containing protein, with translation MNVSIWLALGLVLIMEGLGPLLFPRIWRRMILTMAKLPDNILRRFGGGIVVAGCVIYYMLRSRTGG, from the coding sequence ATGAATGTGAGCATCTGGCTGGCGCTGGGGTTAGTGTTGATCATGGAAGGTTTGGGGCCGTTGCTGTTTCCTCGAATCTGGCGGCGGATGATCCTGACCATGGCGAAGTTACCCGACAATATTTTACGCCGGTTTGGCGGTGGTATTGTGGTTGCAGGATGCGTGATCTACTACATGTTGCGTAGCCGGACGGGCGGTTGA
- the mpl gene encoding UDP-N-acetylmuramate:L-alanyl-gamma-D-glutamyl-meso-diaminopimelate ligase: MRIHILGICGTFMGGLALLARSQGHQVTGSDANVYPPMSTLLEEQGIILIQGYDPAQLDPAPDLVIIGNAMTRGNPCVEAVLEQNIPYMSGPQWLHDHVLRERWVIAVAGTHGKTTTAGMVTWILEDCGYQPGFVIGGVPGNFTVSARLGDSPFFVVEADEYDCAFFDKRSKFVHYSPRTLILNNLEFDHADIFDDLKAIQKQFHHLVRLVPGKGRIIVPTHDLHLKQVMGMGCWSEQELVGEEGIWKAKKVTTDASVFQVYLNDQIVGEVAWNLVGEHNMHNGLMAIAAARHVGVTPAEACRALGGFINARRRLELRGTAHGVSVYDDFAHHPTAILATLAALRSKVGGTARILAVLEPRSNTMKMGHCKNELAPALGRADGVFLFQPQHIPWQVAEVADACVQPAWWSADIDTLVEMISKTAQPGDHILVMSNGGFGNIHNKLLDALNAKAQAASNED; this comes from the coding sequence ATGCGTATTCATATTTTAGGAATCTGTGGCACCTTCATGGGAGGACTGGCGTTGCTGGCCCGATCGCAAGGACATCAGGTAACCGGTTCGGATGCTAACGTCTATCCGCCAATGAGTACCTTACTGGAAGAACAAGGAATTATCCTGATCCAGGGGTACGACCCCGCACAGTTGGATCCCGCTCCGGATCTGGTCATCATTGGCAATGCCATGACTCGCGGCAACCCTTGCGTTGAGGCGGTGCTGGAACAAAATATCCCGTATATGTCCGGCCCGCAATGGCTTCATGACCATGTGCTGCGCGAGCGCTGGGTCATCGCCGTCGCCGGCACCCACGGCAAAACCACGACGGCGGGCATGGTCACCTGGATTCTGGAAGATTGCGGCTACCAGCCGGGATTCGTCATTGGCGGCGTACCGGGCAACTTCACGGTTTCCGCACGTCTGGGCGACAGCCCGTTCTTCGTGGTGGAAGCAGACGAGTACGACTGCGCCTTCTTCGACAAGCGCTCCAAGTTCGTGCACTACAGCCCGCGCACGCTCATTCTGAATAATCTGGAATTTGACCACGCCGATATCTTTGACGATCTCAAAGCTATCCAGAAACAGTTCCATCATCTGGTGCGTCTGGTGCCGGGCAAAGGCCGCATTATCGTCCCGACTCACGACCTGCATTTGAAACAGGTGATGGGCATGGGATGCTGGAGCGAGCAGGAACTGGTGGGTGAAGAAGGTATCTGGAAAGCGAAAAAAGTCACCACCGACGCCAGTGTGTTTCAGGTGTACCTCAACGACCAGATAGTGGGGGAAGTCGCCTGGAATCTGGTGGGCGAACACAACATGCACAACGGCCTGATGGCAATCGCTGCGGCACGTCATGTCGGCGTCACACCGGCAGAAGCCTGTCGTGCGCTCGGCGGTTTCATTAACGCCCGTCGTCGGCTGGAACTACGCGGCACCGCACATGGTGTGTCTGTGTATGATGATTTTGCCCATCACCCAACCGCGATTCTCGCCACGCTGGCTGCCCTGCGCAGCAAAGTAGGAGGCACCGCACGGATTCTCGCAGTACTGGAGCCTCGTTCCAACACCATGAAAATGGGTCATTGCAAAAACGAGTTAGCACCGGCGTTGGGACGCGCTGACGGGGTGTTCCTGTTCCAGCCGCAGCACATTCCCTGGCAGGTCGCTGAAGTGGCCGACGCGTGTGTTCAACCCGCCTGGTGGAGCGCAGATATCGATACACTGGTGGAGATGATCAGCAAAACTGCGCAACCGGGCGATCATATTCTGGTCATGAGCAACGGCGGCTTCGGCAATATCCACAACAAACTGCTGGATGCGCTGAACGCCAAAGCACAAGCTGCCAGCAACGAAGACTGA
- the miaA gene encoding tRNA (adenosine(37)-N6)-dimethylallyltransferase MiaA, with protein sequence MNEFETAQHPPAIFIMGPTASGKTALAMALREHLPVELISVDSALIYRGMDIGTAKPSQEELVRAPHRLLDILDPAEAYSAADFRRDALQAMAEVTAAGRIPLLVGGTMLYFKALLEGLSPLPSADARVRQEIEQRARNEGWEALHRQLSVIDPVAAARIHPNDPQRLSRALEVFFVSGNTLTELTKTSGEALPYRVHQFAIAPATRELLHERIALRFRQMLESGFEAEARALFARPDLNPALPSIRCVGYRQMWSYLSGEIDYDEMVYRGICATRQLAKRQMTWLRGWEEVRWLDSDQPVEALRTVIQVVSA encoded by the coding sequence ATGAATGAGTTTGAAACGGCGCAACATCCGCCGGCCATTTTTATCATGGGGCCGACAGCGTCCGGGAAAACCGCGCTGGCGATGGCGTTGCGCGAGCATCTTCCCGTTGAGTTGATTAGCGTAGATTCGGCGCTGATTTATCGTGGTATGGATATCGGTACGGCGAAACCCAGTCAGGAAGAGCTGGTGCGAGCCCCGCATCGCCTGCTTGATATCCTTGACCCGGCAGAGGCCTATTCTGCAGCCGATTTTCGACGTGATGCGTTGCAGGCGATGGCGGAGGTCACCGCAGCCGGGCGTATTCCGTTGCTGGTGGGCGGGACGATGTTGTATTTCAAAGCGCTGCTGGAAGGGTTGTCGCCACTGCCGTCGGCGGATGCGCGGGTACGGCAGGAAATCGAACAGCGTGCGCGTAACGAGGGATGGGAAGCGTTACATCGCCAGTTAAGTGTCATCGATCCGGTGGCGGCGGCTCGGATTCATCCAAATGATCCGCAGAGACTGTCTCGGGCACTGGAAGTTTTTTTCGTTTCAGGTAACACTTTAACTGAGTTGACAAAGACATCCGGGGAAGCGTTGCCCTACCGTGTTCATCAGTTTGCGATTGCTCCGGCAACGCGTGAATTGTTGCATGAGCGGATAGCGTTGCGTTTCAGGCAGATGTTGGAATCAGGTTTTGAAGCAGAGGCCCGGGCGTTGTTTGCCCGACCGGATCTGAATCCTGCGTTGCCGTCGATTCGTTGTGTTGGATATCGCCAGATGTGGTCATATTTATCAGGCGAGATAGATTACGATGAGATGGTGTATCGTGGCATCTGCGCCACCCGGCAACTGGCAAAGCGCCAGATGACCTGGTTGCGCGGTTGGGAAGAGGTTCGCTGGCTTGACAGCGACCAGCCTGTAGAAGCGTTACGCACGGTGATTCAGGTTGTTAGTGCATAG
- a CDS encoding adenylosuccinate synthase: MGKNVVVLGTQWGDEGKGKVVDLLTERAKYVVRYQGGHNAGHTLVINGEKTVLHLIPSGILRENVISIIGNGVVLAPDALLKEMTALEARGVPVRERMLLSEACPLILPYHVALDNAREKARGAKAIGTTGRGIGPAYEDKVARRGLRVGDLFDRESFAIKLKEIMEYHNFQLVHYYKADAVDYQKTLNDVLAVADILTGMVVDVSDLLYKAHQRGDYVMFEGAQGTLLDIDHGTYPYVTSSNTTAGGVATGSGLGPRYVDYVLGIVKAYSTRVGAGPFPTELFDEVGEHLSQKGNEFGATTGRRRRTGWLDAVAVRRAVQINSLSGFCLTKLDVLDGLNEVKICVGYRMPDGRNVDVTPLAADGWEGIEPIYETLPGWSESTFGVKEYSKLPQAALNYIKRIEEVTGVPVDIISTGPDREETMILRDPFDA, from the coding sequence ATGGGTAAGAACGTTGTCGTACTGGGCACCCAATGGGGTGACGAAGGTAAAGGCAAGGTCGTAGACCTGCTGACTGAACGGGCCAAATATGTTGTGCGCTACCAGGGCGGTCACAATGCTGGTCACACGCTGGTTATCAACGGTGAAAAAACCGTTCTCCATTTAATTCCCTCCGGTATTCTGCGCGAGAATGTCATCAGCATCATCGGTAACGGTGTTGTGCTGGCGCCGGATGCGCTTCTGAAAGAAATGACCGCACTTGAAGCGCGTGGCGTGCCGGTGCGTGAGCGTATGTTGCTTTCCGAAGCCTGCCCGCTGATTCTGCCGTACCATGTGGCGCTGGATAATGCCCGCGAAAAAGCGCGCGGCGCGAAGGCGATCGGTACGACGGGCCGTGGTATCGGGCCAGCGTATGAAGATAAAGTGGCGCGCCGTGGCCTGCGTGTCGGCGATCTATTCGACCGTGAAAGCTTTGCCATTAAGCTGAAAGAAATCATGGAATACCATAATTTCCAGCTGGTGCATTACTACAAAGCCGATGCGGTGGATTACCAGAAAACATTGAACGACGTGCTGGCTGTCGCGGATATCCTGACCGGCATGGTAGTGGATGTTTCCGATTTGCTGTACAAAGCACATCAACGTGGCGATTACGTCATGTTTGAAGGGGCGCAGGGTACGCTGCTGGATATCGATCACGGTACTTATCCGTACGTGACGTCTTCCAATACCACCGCAGGTGGTGTGGCGACCGGTTCCGGTCTGGGCCCGCGTTACGTAGATTACGTATTGGGTATCGTCAAAGCTTACTCCACGCGTGTTGGTGCCGGTCCGTTCCCGACCGAGCTGTTTGACGAGGTTGGCGAACATCTGTCGCAGAAAGGTAACGAGTTTGGCGCGACCACGGGCCGCCGTCGCCGTACTGGCTGGCTGGATGCGGTTGCCGTGCGCCGTGCGGTGCAGATTAACTCTCTGTCCGGTTTTTGCCTGACCAAACTCGACGTGCTGGATGGGCTGAACGAAGTGAAAATCTGCGTTGGTTACCGTATGCCGGATGGCCGCAATGTGGATGTGACCCCACTGGCGGCTGATGGCTGGGAAGGTATCGAACCGATTTATGAAACGCTGCCGGGCTGGTCTGAAAGCACCTTTGGTGTGAAAGAGTACAGCAAGTTGCCGCAGGCTGCGCTGAACTACATTAAACGCATCGAAGAAGTGACCGGTGTGCCGGTGGATATCATTTCCACAGGCCCTGATCGTGAAGAAACCATGATCCTGCGTGATCCTTTCGACGCCTAA